In Rhinatrema bivittatum chromosome 11, aRhiBiv1.1, whole genome shotgun sequence, a single window of DNA contains:
- the LOC115072930 gene encoding olfactomedin-4-like produces MEKILLILILALTLGRCPAAPSDIQNVTGSVGEDGQCLCTVILPDNTFPMHRMESLEITSHDLSISVQREITQIQSYQRSLEVYLERLSNLTLRVEKIELGVLSYTELDFELLKLEIKKMESLAVQLKASLNGSNTIIETLFTEIRNISVMVNQLESYDKNNVLAVRREITSLRKRLQDCEKNQTVPRPPPVQYGTCDHGGLINITKPFVVQLNWRGFSYKYGGWGKDSFVNTSKKDLFWVAALNTDARMMQLVRLSPSYEDLLLYKNPTDKTLSRLLYGNTYDYSSCGQGSGMILYNNSLYYNCYNSQNMCRMNLDTNEVQRQTLPDAVFNNRFSYAAVTYQDMDFAADENGLWALYSTEESAGNIVIAKLNESSFTVERTWITTQYKPGVTNAFMICGVLYATRPVNTRREEIFYMYDTNTGKEGKLSIMMDKMMETVQNLQYNANDHKISMYNDGYLVTYDAIFGPSQGSMLEASTGPPQ; encoded by the exons ATGGAGAAGATCCTGCTCATCCTGATTCTGGCGCTGACCCTTGGCCGTTGCCCCGCTGCCCCCTCT GACATTCAAAATGTCACCGGATCGGTGGGTGAGGACGGCCAGTGCCTGTGCACCGTGATCTTGCCCGATAACACCTTCCCAATGCACAGGATGGAGTCCCTGGAGATCACCTCTCACGACCTGAGCATCAGCGTCCAGCGAGAAATCACCCAG ATTCAGAGCTATCAGAGAAGCCTGGAAGTGTACTTGGAAAGGCTGTCCAACCTGACCCTCCGGGTAGAGAAAATAGAGCTGGGAGTTCTGTCCTACACGGAGCTGGACTTCGAGCTATTGAAGCTAGAAATCAAGAAGATGGAGTCACTCGCCGTGCAGCTGAAGGCCTCTCTGAACGGATCCAACACCATCATTGAGACGCTCTTTACGGAG ATCCGGAACATTTCGGTGATGGTCAATCAGCTGGAATCTTATGACAAAAACAACGTGCTGGCAGTGCGACGGGAAATCACCTCCCTGCGGAAACGTCTCCAAGACTGCGAGAAGAACCAGACAGTGCCCAGGCCACCTCCTGTGCAATATG GAACCTGTGACCATGGGGGTCTGATAAACATAACTAAGCCATTTGTGGTACAACTGAACTGGAGGGGCTTCAGCTACAAGTATGGTGGTTGGGGGAAGGACTCATTTGTGAACACCAGCAAAAAGGACCTATTCTGGGTGGCGGCCTTAAACACCGATGCCCGGATGATGCAACTTGTCCGCCTCTCCCCTAGCTATGAAGACCTCCTGCTCTACAAGAATCCCACAGATAAGACCCTCTCCCGGCTCCTTTATGGTAACACCTATGACTACAGCAGCTGTGGGCAGGGTAGCGGGATGATCCTTTACAACAACTCCCTCTACTACAATTGTTACAACTCCCAGAATATGTGTAGGATGAACCTGGACACCAATGAAGTACAGCGTCAGACCCTGCCGGATGCAGTCTTCAACAACCGTTTCTCTTATGCCGCTGTCACCTACCAGgacatggactttgctgctgacgAAAATGGACTGTGGGCGCTCTACTCCACAGAGGAGAGTGCCGGCAATATCGTGATTGCGAAACTGAACGAGTCCTCCTTCACTGTGGAGCGCACCTGGATCACCACACAGTACAAGCCTGGTGTTACCAACGCCTTCATGATCTGTGGGGTGCTGTACGCTACCAGGCCCGTAAACACacgcagggaggagatcttctaCATGTATGATACCAATACAGGGAAAGAAGGAAAGCTGAGCATCATGATGGACAAGATGATGGAAACAGTGCAGAACCTACAATATAATGCCAACGATCACAAGATTTCCATGTACAATGATGGCTACCTGGTCACTTATGATGCCATTTTTGGGCCATCCCAGGGCTCCATGCTGGAAGCCAGCACTGGACCTCCTCAGTAG